The sequence TCATGTCGCCGCGCGCGTCGACGACGATCATGTCGCCGGGCTGCGCGTGGTACATGACGTGGCGGTGCAACTGTTTTTCCGGTTCTTCGTACTCGTCGACCGGGTAGAGGTCCTCGCGCTTCGGCAGGAATTGCAGCGTCAGCGCCGGACCGGCCACGCGCAGGCCGGGCGTCACCGAGACCGGTCCGCGGATGAACGCGCTGCGGATCCCCATGCGGCTGAGCTCGCCGCTGGCCGTGGCACTGCCGATGGCCGCGAGGGCCGCACTGAGTTCGGCGGGCGGGCGGACGATGTCGTGCGTCTCGACCAAGTCGGTAGCTCCCTCGGATCCGCGCTGACCGTGGCTTTCGGAGAAGTTCGAGCCTCCACTCGAGGGTAGCTCACAGATCATTGCCGGCGTAGGAAAGATTGAAGCTCTTGTTGGTCAACGGGAAATCGGGGACGATCGTGTCGGCCAGCGCCACCGGCAGCGCGGGCCAGTTGAAGAAGCTGGGGTCGGCGATCTTGACCCGGCTGAGCGTGCCGTCCGAAGCGACTTCGACGCGGTGCACGATGGTGCCGCGCCAGCCTTCGACGATGCCGACCCCCGACCGCACGACTCCCGGCGGCCCGGGCACCGGCGCACCCACCGAGCCGGGACTCGAACCTTCGGTCAGGGAGGTGATCAGGGCGATCGAGTGGGCGATTTCCTCCGCCCGCACGACAAAACGGGACAACACATCACCGTCGGTGCGCGTGTGGACGGTCCGGTCGATCACGTCCGGGAGCAACGCGTGGTCGTGGCGGGCATCGGCGAGCACGCCGCTGGCACGGGCGACGTAGCCGAGGGTGCCCAGATCGGTGGCCTGGGCGCGGGTGAGGACGGCGGTCCCGGTGAACCGGTCGGCGACCACGGTGTTGGCCAGGGCCAGCCCGGCGATCTCGGCGACGTCGGTGCCGAGCGCCGCCAGCGCCGCCGGGTCCGGGACGTGCGCCAGCCGGGTGGCGCCGGGGCGGATGGCGCCGCGCAGGAGCCGGTGCCCGGTCACGTGGTCGTTGAGGCGCAGCAGTTGTTCGCGGACCCGCTGGAACTGGTTGTTGAGGATGCCGTACCCGACGTCGTTGCAGAGCGCGCCGAGATCGGTGACGTGGTTGTAAAGCCGTTCCAGTTCCAGCAGGATCGCGCGCATCCGATGCGCGTCCTCGGGCACCGGGATGCCGCACGCGTCCTCGACGGCCTGGCAGAACGCGAGGGTGTGGCCGACGGCGGTGTCGCCGCTGACGCGTTCGGCCAGTTCGAGCGCGTCGCCGGGACGGCGGCCCTGGAACAGCTTCTCGATTCCCTTGTGGACGAACCAGAGCCGGGCCTTGAGGTTGAGGATCGTCTCGCCGACGACGGAGAACCGGAAGTGCCCCGGTTCGATCATCCCGGCGTGCACCGGGCCGACCGGGATCTCGTACACACCGTCGCCCTCGACCGTCCGGAACGGGTACGGGCCGTCGACGGGACCGAACGCCGGCGGATCACCGGCGCCGGCCAGCATCGGGTACCAGCCCCGGGGCCAGTGGAAGTGCCGCACCAGCCGCCGCGGCAGCGGGTGTCCGGCCGGGACGATGCCGAACAGGTCCCGCAGCTCGCGTTCGAACCGGCCGGCCGGGAACGACAGCCCGGCCAGGCTGGGCACCGCCGGCCGGGCGGGGTCCAGGGGGACGTGCAGTTCGACGCGCCGGTCGGGACCGGCGGCGGTGAACAGGTACACCGCGCGCAGCGCGTCGCCGTCGTCGTGCCCGGCGATCAGGGTGACGCGGTAGCCGTGCGCGAGCAGCGCCCGCGCCCGCTCCGGCAGCTCCGCCGGGGCGATGGTGCGGGCGGAGCGGCGGAAGCCGACCTCGTCGCTGAACGAATCCGGAACGGTCATGACGCCCCCGTGAGCGTGTCGGCGGCCAGGTGCACCAGGGAACTCAGCGGCCCCGCGGCGACCCCGAGCGCCGCGCTGCCCACCAGCCCCGTGACCAGGACGAGAGCCAACGTCCGCGGCAGCCGGACCGGTGCGGTGGCCGCGCCGGGTCCTTCGGGCGCGGGGCCGAGCAGCATGCGGCTGGTGTGCGTGACGAGGGCGGCGGCGATCACGGCCACGAGGGCCAGCGCGGCGGTCGTGGCCCAGCCGAGGCCGGCGGCGAAGCCGGTGCGGGCGATCCCGAGCTCGCTGGCGAACACGCTGAACGGCGGCAGCCCGATCAGCGCCAGCACGCCGGACCCGAGACACCCGGCCAGCAGCGGCTGGCGGGCCGCGAGGCCGCGGACGCCGTCGATGCGGCTGGTGCGCTCGGTCTGCAGGACGCGCCCCGCGGCCAGGAACAGCACGCCCTTGACCAGGCCGTGCCCCAGGACGTGCAGCAGGGCCGCGGCGAGCGCGAGCGGCGTGCCGACGGCGGCCCCGAATGCGACCAGGCCGAGGTGTTCGATGCTGGAGTAGGCCAGCATCCGCTTGTAGTCGCGCTGGGCCAGCAGCAGCGACGCCGCCAGCAACAGGGACGCCAGTGCCATGACGATCAGCAGGGAGCGGGCGAAGCCGGTCCCGAGTGCGGCGTCGGCGACGACCTTGACCCGCAGGATGGCGTAGAGGGCGACCGAGAGCAGCACCCCGGACATCAGCGCGGACACCGGGGCCGGCGCCTGGGAATGCGCGTCGGGCAGCCACGCGTGCAGCGGCGCCAGCCCGGCTTTGGTGCCGAACCCGATGATCAGCAGCGCCACCGCGATCCGGGTGACGCCGGGGTCGAGCCCGGCCGCGGCGTGCGTGAGCGCGGCCAGGTCCAGTCCCGGGCCGCCGGGGGCGTGCCGGGCGGCGTAGTTGAGCAGGAAGGTTCCCAGCAGCGCGAGCGCGATTCCCGCCGAGCAGATGACCACGTACTTCCAGGCGGCTTCCACGGCCTGGCGGGTGCGCCGCTGCCCGACCAGGAACGCGGTGACGATGGTGGTGGCCTCGATCGCGACCCACAGCACGCCGAGGTTGCCCGCGACGACGGCCAGTGCCATGGCGGCGAGGAACAGCTGCACCAGCACGCTGTGCCGGGCCGCGGTGCGCGCGGTGGCCCGCCCGGCACCGATCTCGGCGCGCAGGAACGCCGGCGTCGCCGCGGTGGCGAGGCACCCGACCACGCCGATCACGATCAGCATGAACGCCGACAGCGCGTCGGCCCGCGCCAGCCCGCCGAGCGCAGCCCGGGGACCGGACGCGACGACGTCGACGGCGAGCGCGACCGCGGCGGCCAGCGTGACCACCGCGCTCCCGGTACTGACCCAGCGCGTCGCGGGGCGCCAGCCGGCCACCAGGTACAGCCCGGCACCGAGGAGCGGCACGGC is a genomic window of Amycolatopsis lexingtonensis containing:
- a CDS encoding proton-conducting transporter membrane subunit; the protein is MTTVLLLAPVAVPLLGAGLYLVAGWRPATRWVSTGSAVVTLAAAVALAVDVVASGPRAALGGLARADALSAFMLIVIGVVGCLATAATPAFLRAEIGAGRATARTAARHSVLVQLFLAAMALAVVAGNLGVLWVAIEATTIVTAFLVGQRRTRQAVEAAWKYVVICSAGIALALLGTFLLNYAARHAPGGPGLDLAALTHAAAGLDPGVTRIAVALLIIGFGTKAGLAPLHAWLPDAHSQAPAPVSALMSGVLLSVALYAILRVKVVADAALGTGFARSLLIVMALASLLLAASLLLAQRDYKRMLAYSSIEHLGLVAFGAAVGTPLALAAALLHVLGHGLVKGVLFLAAGRVLQTERTSRIDGVRGLAARQPLLAGCLGSGVLALIGLPPFSVFASELGIARTGFAAGLGWATTAALALVAVIAAALVTHTSRMLLGPAPEGPGAATAPVRLPRTLALVLVTGLVGSAALGVAAGPLSSLVHLAADTLTGAS
- a CDS encoding NADH-quinone oxidoreductase subunit C, producing the protein MTVPDSFSDEVGFRRSARTIAPAELPERARALLAHGYRVTLIAGHDDGDALRAVYLFTAAGPDRRVELHVPLDPARPAVPSLAGLSFPAGRFERELRDLFGIVPAGHPLPRRLVRHFHWPRGWYPMLAGAGDPPAFGPVDGPYPFRTVEGDGVYEIPVGPVHAGMIEPGHFRFSVVGETILNLKARLWFVHKGIEKLFQGRRPGDALELAERVSGDTAVGHTLAFCQAVEDACGIPVPEDAHRMRAILLELERLYNHVTDLGALCNDVGYGILNNQFQRVREQLLRLNDHVTGHRLLRGAIRPGATRLAHVPDPAALAALGTDVAEIAGLALANTVVADRFTGTAVLTRAQATDLGTLGYVARASGVLADARHDHALLPDVIDRTVHTRTDGDVLSRFVVRAEEIAHSIALITSLTEGSSPGSVGAPVPGPPGVVRSGVGIVEGWRGTIVHRVEVASDGTLSRVKIADPSFFNWPALPVALADTIVPDFPLTNKSFNLSYAGNDL